GGCACAAGGACTTATAGCAGGAATAAATGCTGCTTTAAAAATTAAGGGAGAAGAACCTTTGGTATTAAGCAGAAGCGATGCATATATTGGAGTGCTTATTGATGACCTAGTAACTAAAGGAACTTCTGAACCTTATAGAATGATGACTTCGCGTTCAGAATACAGGCTTTTACTAAGGCAGGATAACGCTGACCTAAGATTAACTGAAATGGGATATAGAGTAGGTTTGGTTACAGAAGATAGATATCAGCGTTATATTGAGCGAAAGCAGGCAATTGATAGTGAACTTGAAAGATTAAAGGGTGTTCAAATTACAAATAAGAGAGAAGTCAATGAATTTCTAGCAACACTGGATTCTGCTGAACTTAAGAAGCCTACAAGCCTTTATGAGCTTATTAAGAGGACAGAGCTTGATTATTATCTTGTTGCGCCATTGGATGTTGATAGGTCAGAACTTAGAAGAGATGTTCAAGAGCAGGTAAATATAATTTCCAAATATGAAGGATATATTGAGAAGCAGTTGGAGCAGGTAGAGCAATTTAAAAAATTTGAAAAGAAGCTTATACCTACTGATATAAATTATGATGAGGTTTATGGTCTTCGTACTGAGGCAAAGCAAAAGCTTAATCATATAAGACCAATAAGCATTGGGCAAGCATCTAGAATATCGGGTGTATCTCCAGCGGATATTTCTGTGTTACTTATTTATCTTGAACAGGGGTATGCAAAATTAACGTAAAGGGATGGAGAATAGTAATGGACTACTTTGATATTTTAAATGAAGCCTGTAGAAATGAGGGTTTATCTTTTGATGAGCAAAAGTATAATCAATTTATAAGATATAAAGATATGGTTAAGGAATGGAATGAAAAAATAAACTTAACTGCAATAACTGAAGACGAAGAAATAATTAAGAAGCACTTTATTGACTCTATAAAAGCTTTAAAGTCTACTGAGCTTAAGAATGCAAAAAAAATAATTGATGTGGGTACAGGGGCAGGGTTCCCTGGAATCCCATTAAAAATAGTTATACCTGAGCTAGAAGTAGTGCTTTTAGACTCTTTAAATAAAAGAGTAAATTTTTTAAATGAAGTTATAAATTCTTTAGGATTAAAAAACATAACTGCTGTTCATGGTAGGGCAGAAGATTTTGCAGCTAATCCAAGCTATAGAGAAAAATTTGATGCAGCAGTATCAAGAGCTGTAGCAAACCTTGCTGTACTTAGCGAATTTTGCATCCCTTTTGTAAAGGTTAATGGTTATTTTATAGCGCTTAAGGGACCTGCTGTTGAAGAGGAAATAAAAGCTGGAACTAAAGCGGTTGAAACTTTGGGTGGAACTATTAAAGATGTT
The genomic region above belongs to Clostridium swellfunianum and contains:
- the rsmG gene encoding 16S rRNA (guanine(527)-N(7))-methyltransferase RsmG, with the translated sequence MDYFDILNEACRNEGLSFDEQKYNQFIRYKDMVKEWNEKINLTAITEDEEIIKKHFIDSIKALKSTELKNAKKIIDVGTGAGFPGIPLKIVIPELEVVLLDSLNKRVNFLNEVINSLGLKNITAVHGRAEDFAANPSYREKFDAAVSRAVANLAVLSEFCIPFVKVNGYFIALKGPAVEEEIKAGTKAVETLGGTIKDVIEVQVEGTDLNHNLVVVKKVKNTPKSYPRKAGTAAKKPIK